A genomic window from Montipora capricornis isolate CH-2021 chromosome 8, ASM3666992v2, whole genome shotgun sequence includes:
- the LOC138060712 gene encoding sodium-independent sulfate anion transporter-like isoform X2, giving the protein MLTRVRLSYIQIDLLHNESLTNVEAMSSSGKPRSLSTEVSDRTPLLRHSNEVQDAKNSRFRESAKNCLNKYVPITVWLPNYSFDSLLRDIIAGLTVGLMVVPQGLAYATIANLPVQYGLYSAYFGCFVYCVFGGSKDVTLGPTAIMSLMVNRYGRGQPLYAIALTLYCGIVQYVLGILRLGFLVRFISLPVISGFVSAAAITIGFGQVKSLLGLKHIPREFIPNVIGTFKHIKETNPWDLLLGFCCIILLLLLKKMNRLKWDEDEYVPTWQRACRKFLWLLSTARNALVVVMAASIVKAVESVSGKDDTFSLTEKVVAGIPDFTGKCLEQCDPKVAKDFFKKRFPITSWLPEYTLRTLQCDLIAGLTVGLMVVPQGLAYAQLAGLPQQYGLYSAFMGCFLYCIFGTSKDITLGPTAIMSLMVSAYGMPENPRYTVALTLLSGIILLAMGFLRLGFVVNFISIPIVSGFTSSAAVIIAFSQLKDVMGLRNIPRPFAQNVYYTFKKIDQTRKWDITLGVFCILFLVILRKVGRLQWVKQKDSSDSRWLTAAKKTVWLISISRNALIIFMAAAISSVVYSHGHKDIFSLPGRIEPGLPPVQAPALSFKVHNTTVSASQVLSNLGPGLVVVPLIGFLESIAIAKAFARKNRYTVDASQELIALGIANCLGSFVSSYPVTGSFSRTAVNAQSGVATPAGGIFTGAVVLLALGVLTPSFKYIPKASLAALIMSSVVTMIEYHILPNIWKVRRLDLIPLAVTFFGCFYDIEIGILTGIGIALCILLYRIVWPQVSQTNCGNYILLKVQGNLSYPGIEHVSNEIQKASNTDPSPPGIVVDLSVVTSIDFTVTQALLTVLEEMNNKAILVFFFGVQDDVRDMMIRSGIDPGIINQGEQHVVDTINSLDVVLQN; this is encoded by the exons ATGCTTACACGCGTGAGGTTATCGTACATTCAAATTGATTTATTACATAACGAAAGCTTAACTAACGTTGAAGCCATGAGCAGTTCTGGGAAGCCCCGAAGTTTATCAACGGAAGTCTCGGATAGAACTCCGCTCCTCAGGCATAGCAATGAAGTTCAGGATGCAAAGAACAGTAGGTTCCGAGAATCAGCTAAAAACTGTCTTAACAAGTACGTTCCAATCACTGTTTGGCTTCCTAACTACAGCTTTGACAGTCTCTTGCGGGACATTATTGCCGGTTTGACTGTTGGATTGATGGTTGTCCCTCAAGGGTTAGCTTATGCCACCATAGCTAATTTACCAGTTCAGTATGGACTGTATTCAGCTTACTTTGGATGTTTTGTGTATTGCGTGTTTGGCGGAAGTAAAGATGTCACCCTCGGACCTACCGCCATAATGTCCCTGATGGTGAACCGTTATGGAAGAGGGCAACCGCTGTATGCCATCGCATTGACTTTATATTGCGGCATTGTTCAGTATGTGTTGGGTATCTTGCGTCTAGGGTTCCTGGTCCGGTTCATTTCGCTTCCAGTAATCAGCGGTTTTGTTTCAGCTGCAGCTATCACTATCGGTTTCGGTCAAGTCAAGAGTCTTTTGGGATTAAAGCACATACCTAGAGAGTTCATCCCTAATGTTATTGGCACATTCAAGCATATCAAAGAAACTAATCCTTGGGATTTATTGCTGGGGTTCTGTTGCATTATACTCTTATTGCTCTTAAAGAAGATGAATCGTTTAAAGTGGGATGAGGATGAATATGTGCCTACATGGCAGCGAGCCTGCCGAAAGTTCTTGTGGCTTTTATCCACAGCACGGAATGCACTGGTTGTTGTTATGGCAGCCTCCATTGTTAAAGCAGTGGAATCTGTATCAGGCAAGGATGACACATTCTCTTTGACAGAAAAAGTAGTAGCAGGGATTCCAGATTTTACG GGAAAATGTTTGGAACAGTGCGACCCGAAAGTAGCAAAAGACTTCTTCAAGAAACGATTTCCAATCACTTCTTGGTTACCGGAATATACCCTTAGGACTTTACAATGTGATTTGATTGCCGGTTTAACTGTTGGACTTATGGTTGTCCCACAAGGACTGGCTTACGCTCAACTCGCAGGTCTTCCTCAGCAATACGGACTGTATTCGGCATTTATGGgttgttttctttattgtatATTCGGAACAAGTAAAGACATTACTCTTGGACCAACAGCGATTATGTCACTGATGGTGTCTGCGTATGGAATGCCGGAAAATCCTCGCTATACAGTCGCATTGACTTTGCTAAGCGGAATTATTCTGCTTGCGATGGGATTTCTTCGTTTAGGATTcgttgttaattttatttcaattccCATCGTGTCAGGCTTTACGTCTTCAGCCGCAGTAATCATCGCTTTCAGTCAATTGAAGGACGTGATGGGATTAAGAAATATCCCGCGGCCGTTTGCTCAGAACGTGTACTACACCTTCAAGAAAATTGATCAAACCAGAAAATGGGACATAACTTTAGGCGTTTtctgtattttgtttttggttataTTAAGAAAAGTCGGTAGACTTCAGTGGGTGAAGCAAAAAGATTCGTCAGATTCCAGATGGTTGACAGCGGCCAAAAAGACTGTTTGGTTGATTTCGATCAGTAGAAACGCTCTGATTATATTTATGGCGGCTGCAATTTCTTCGGTCGTCTACAGTCATGGTCATAAAGACATTTTCAGTTTGCCAGGGCGTATAGAACCAGGCTTGCCGCCTGTACAG GCACCTGCCCTCAGCTTTAAAGTCCATAACACCACAGTGTCTGCATCTCAGGTGCTTAGCAATCTTGGACCTGGACTGGTTGTTGTTCCCCTCATTGGCTTTCTTGAGAGTATTGCAATTGCCAAAGCCTTTGCACGGAAGAATCGTTACACCGTTGATGCCAGTCAAGAGTTAATCGCACTTGGTATTGCTAACTGCCTGGGCTCATTTGTTTCGTCTTATCCAGTCACTGGAAGTTTCTCAAGGACAGCTGTAAACGCTCAAAGTGGGGTGGCCACACCTGCTGGAG GAATTTTCACGGGAGCTGTTGTTTTGCTGGCCCTTGGTGTTCTCACTCCATCCTTCAAGTACATTCCAAAGGCATCTCTTGCTGCCCTGATCATGTCATCTGTAGTAACCATGATAGAGTATCACATACTTCCAAATATCTGGAAAGTGCGCCGACTTGATTTAATACCCCTGGCTGTCACGTTTTTTGGTTGTTTCTACGACATTGAGATTGGAATTTTAACAGGCATAGGTATTGCATTGTGCATTCTTCTGTACCGCATAGTTTGGCCTCAAGTGTCCCAAACAAACTGTGGAAATTATATTCTGTTGAAGGTGCAAGGCAATCTCAGTTATCCTGGAATTGAACATGTTAGCAATGAGATTCAAAAGGCTTCAAACACTGATCCTTCTCCACCTGGGATTGTGGTTGACCTTTCAGTGGTAACAAGCATTGATTTTACAGTCACACAAGCACTTCTTACTGTACTTGAAGAGATGAACAATAAAGCAATCctagtttttttctttggtgTTCAAGATGATGTGCGGGACATGATGATCCGGTCAGGAATTGACCCTGGAATTATAAATCAAGGAGAACAGCATGTTGTAGATACAATTAACTCACTAGATGTAGTTTTACAAAATTAG
- the LOC138060712 gene encoding sodium-independent sulfate anion transporter-like isoform X1 codes for MQESKLCSVKGKCLEQCDPKVAKDFFKKRFPITSWLPEYTLRTLQCDLIAGLTVGLMVVPQGLAYAQLAGLPQQYGLYSAFMGCFLYCIFGTSKDITLGPTAIMSLMVSAYGMPENPRYTVALTLLSGIILLAMGFLRLGFVVNFISIPIVSGFTSSAAVIIAFSQLKDVMGLRNIPRPFAQNVYYTFKKIDQTRKWDITLGVFCILFLVILRKVGRLQWVKQKDSSDSRWLTAAKKTVWLISISRNALIIFMAAAISSVVYSHGHKDIFSLPGRIEPGLPPVQAPALSFKVHNTTVSASQVLSNLGPGLVVVPLIGFLESIAIAKAFARKNRYTVDASQELIALGIANCLGSFVSSYPVTGSFSRTAVNAQSGVATPAGGIFTGAVVLLALGVLTPSFKYIPKASLAALIMSSVVTMIEYHILPNIWKVRRLDLIPLAVTFFGCFYDIEIGILTGIGIALCILLYRIVWPQVSQTNCGNYILLKVQGNLSYPGIEHVSNEIQKASNTDPSPPGIVVDLSVVTSIDFTVTQALLTVLEEMNNKAILVFFFGVQDDVRDMMIRSGIDPGIINQGEQHVVDTINSLDVVLQN; via the exons atgcaagaatCTAAACTTTGCTCTGTAAAG GGAAAATGTTTGGAACAGTGCGACCCGAAAGTAGCAAAAGACTTCTTCAAGAAACGATTTCCAATCACTTCTTGGTTACCGGAATATACCCTTAGGACTTTACAATGTGATTTGATTGCCGGTTTAACTGTTGGACTTATGGTTGTCCCACAAGGACTGGCTTACGCTCAACTCGCAGGTCTTCCTCAGCAATACGGACTGTATTCGGCATTTATGGgttgttttctttattgtatATTCGGAACAAGTAAAGACATTACTCTTGGACCAACAGCGATTATGTCACTGATGGTGTCTGCGTATGGAATGCCGGAAAATCCTCGCTATACAGTCGCATTGACTTTGCTAAGCGGAATTATTCTGCTTGCGATGGGATTTCTTCGTTTAGGATTcgttgttaattttatttcaattccCATCGTGTCAGGCTTTACGTCTTCAGCCGCAGTAATCATCGCTTTCAGTCAATTGAAGGACGTGATGGGATTAAGAAATATCCCGCGGCCGTTTGCTCAGAACGTGTACTACACCTTCAAGAAAATTGATCAAACCAGAAAATGGGACATAACTTTAGGCGTTTtctgtattttgtttttggttataTTAAGAAAAGTCGGTAGACTTCAGTGGGTGAAGCAAAAAGATTCGTCAGATTCCAGATGGTTGACAGCGGCCAAAAAGACTGTTTGGTTGATTTCGATCAGTAGAAACGCTCTGATTATATTTATGGCGGCTGCAATTTCTTCGGTCGTCTACAGTCATGGTCATAAAGACATTTTCAGTTTGCCAGGGCGTATAGAACCAGGCTTGCCGCCTGTACAG GCACCTGCCCTCAGCTTTAAAGTCCATAACACCACAGTGTCTGCATCTCAGGTGCTTAGCAATCTTGGACCTGGACTGGTTGTTGTTCCCCTCATTGGCTTTCTTGAGAGTATTGCAATTGCCAAAGCCTTTGCACGGAAGAATCGTTACACCGTTGATGCCAGTCAAGAGTTAATCGCACTTGGTATTGCTAACTGCCTGGGCTCATTTGTTTCGTCTTATCCAGTCACTGGAAGTTTCTCAAGGACAGCTGTAAACGCTCAAAGTGGGGTGGCCACACCTGCTGGAG GAATTTTCACGGGAGCTGTTGTTTTGCTGGCCCTTGGTGTTCTCACTCCATCCTTCAAGTACATTCCAAAGGCATCTCTTGCTGCCCTGATCATGTCATCTGTAGTAACCATGATAGAGTATCACATACTTCCAAATATCTGGAAAGTGCGCCGACTTGATTTAATACCCCTGGCTGTCACGTTTTTTGGTTGTTTCTACGACATTGAGATTGGAATTTTAACAGGCATAGGTATTGCATTGTGCATTCTTCTGTACCGCATAGTTTGGCCTCAAGTGTCCCAAACAAACTGTGGAAATTATATTCTGTTGAAGGTGCAAGGCAATCTCAGTTATCCTGGAATTGAACATGTTAGCAATGAGATTCAAAAGGCTTCAAACACTGATCCTTCTCCACCTGGGATTGTGGTTGACCTTTCAGTGGTAACAAGCATTGATTTTACAGTCACACAAGCACTTCTTACTGTACTTGAAGAGATGAACAATAAAGCAATCctagtttttttctttggtgTTCAAGATGATGTGCGGGACATGATGATCCGGTCAGGAATTGACCCTGGAATTATAAATCAAGGAGAACAGCATGTTGTAGATACAATTAACTCACTAGATGTAGTTTTACAAAATTAG